One part of the Acidobacteriota bacterium genome encodes these proteins:
- a CDS encoding pyridoxal phosphate-dependent aminotransferase family protein, whose translation GELVRHLYDHGVLATGLAYPVVPRGEEEIRFQVCADHTVADIDQVLGVLQSAAE comes from the coding sequence GGCGAGCTAGTGCGCCACCTCTATGACCACGGCGTGCTCGCCACCGGCCTGGCCTATCCGGTGGTTCCGCGCGGCGAAGAGGAGATTCGCTTCCAGGTGTGCGCCGACCACACGGTGGCCGACATCGATCAAGTGTTGGGAGTCCTACAGTCAGCCGCCGAGTGA